From one Candidatus Tanganyikabacteria bacterium genomic stretch:
- a CDS encoding (2Fe-2S)-binding protein: MIDMFLNGLPVSVEPGTTVLEAARFFGIPIPTLCELEGLSPYGACRLCVVEIGEGPGAKMVSACTYPAQPGLRVRTASARIVRARKMVIELHLATCPQSKVLQDLAAAHGVREVRFKQEYEDCILCGLCVRICKEQMMAGAIGFQNRGGRRVIDTPFNIASDVCRHCGACMYVCPACQLRCTFDQPEKAVCGGCANLEPACLAKPAYDDMMCFMDPCVACETPTSNGRTT; encoded by the coding sequence ATGATCGACATGTTCCTGAACGGGTTGCCCGTGTCGGTGGAACCGGGGACCACGGTGCTGGAGGCGGCGCGGTTCTTTGGCATCCCGATCCCGACGCTCTGCGAACTCGAGGGCCTGAGCCCGTACGGTGCGTGCCGGCTGTGCGTCGTGGAAATCGGCGAGGGACCCGGGGCGAAGATGGTCTCGGCGTGCACCTATCCCGCCCAGCCCGGCCTGCGCGTGCGCACCGCGTCGGCCCGCATCGTGCGCGCCCGCAAGATGGTCATCGAACTGCACCTGGCCACCTGCCCGCAATCCAAGGTGCTCCAGGACCTGGCGGCGGCCCACGGCGTCAGGGAGGTGCGCTTCAAGCAGGAGTACGAGGACTGCATCCTGTGCGGGCTCTGCGTGCGCATCTGCAAGGAGCAGATGATGGCCGGCGCCATCGGCTTCCAGAACCGGGGCGGCCGCCGCGTCATCGACACGCCCTTCAACATCGCCTCCGACGTCTGCCGGCATTGCGGAGCATGCATGTACGTCTGCCCGGCCTGCCAGCTGCGCTGCACGTTCGACCAGCCCGAAAAGGCGGTGTGCGGGGGCTGCGCCAATCTCGAACCGGCTTGCCTGGCCAAGCCGGCCTACGACGACATGATGTGCTTCATGGACCCCTGCGTCGCCTGCGAAACGCCCACCAGCAACGGGAGGACCACATGA